Proteins encoded within one genomic window of Theobroma cacao cultivar B97-61/B2 chromosome 7, Criollo_cocoa_genome_V2, whole genome shotgun sequence:
- the LOC18594556 gene encoding feruloyl CoA ortho-hydroxylase 1 → MAPSFDNGKSLFDFVVRDGNGVKGIVDLGLSKVPQAYIQPPEAQIDKENASKHGQPPIDLSRLDGPDHDEVVKEIVRASETLGFFQVVNHGVPVDLLESLKDAAHTFFGQPPERKSVYRKEVSPTPLVRYGTSFVPEKEKALEWKDYISMVYTNDAEALEHWPVECREVALEYLKTSLEMVKKLLHVLTENLGVKLDDSKIDALIGRKTVNMNFYPTCPNPDLTVGVGRHSDFGTLTVLLQDGIGGLYVNIPEDTDIGKRGDWVEIPPIHGALVINIGDMLQILSNGRYKSAEHRVRTTSTKSRVSIPIFTIPKPTEKIAPLPLVVEKDEVARYREFVLGDYMNNYFGNPHEGKKSLDFARINSA, encoded by the exons ATGGCTCCGAGTTTTGATAATGGCAAATCACTTTTCGACTTTGTTGTCCGAGATGGAAATGGTGTCAAAGGAATAGTCGACTTAGGCTTATCAAAGGTGCCACAGGCTTACATTCAACCACCGGAAGCGCAGATTGATAAGGAAAACGCAAGCAAACATGGGCAGCCACCGATTGATTTGTCGAGGCTTGACGGCCCTGACCATGATGAAGTGGTCAAGGAAATTGTTAGAGCTTCTGAGACTCTCGGCTTCTTCCAAGTTGTGAACCATGGCGTGCCTGTTGATCTACTAGAGTCCCTTAAGGACGCGGCGCATACCTTCTTCGGCCAGCCACCAGAAAGGAAGTCTGTTTATCGTAAAGAAGTGAGTCCAACCCCGTTAGTGAGGTATGGGACGAGCTTTGTCccagagaaagagaaagcgTTGGAGTGGAAAGACTATATCAGCATGGTATATACCAACGACGCCGAAGCTCTTGAACATTGGCCTGTAGAGTGCAG GGAAGTTGCACTTGAGTATTTGAAGACATCACTTGAGATGGTGAAGAAATTACTTCATGTTTTAACGGAAAACCTTGGAGTGAAACTAGATGACTCGAAGATCGATGCACTCATCGGCAGAAAGACAGTTAACATGAACTTTTATCCAACATGTCCTAATCCTGATCTCACAGTTGGTGTAGGACGTCATTCTGATTTTGGAACTTTAACTGTCTTATTGCAAGATGGTATCGGCGGTTTGTATGTGAACATTCCAGAAGACACAGATATTGGAAAGAGGGGAGATTGGGTAGAGATCCCCCCAATTCATGGTGCTTTGGTCATCAACATTGGCGATATGTTACAG ATTTTAAGCAATGGAAGGTACAAAAGTGCAGAACACCGGGTTCGTACCACCAGCACAAAATCGAGGGTGTCAATACCAATTTTCACCATCCCTAAACCAACAGAGAAAATTGCACCACTACCTCTGGTGGTAGAGAAAGATGAAGTGGCTCGTTATAGAGAGTTTGTGCTTGGAGATTATATGAATAACTATTTTGGAAATCCTCATGAAGGCAAGAAGTCTCTCGATTTTGCACGGATAAATTCAGCTTGA